A section of the Pleurocapsa minor HA4230-MV1 genome encodes:
- a CDS encoding transposase family protein, which yields MVCSKTGRNLGRPWATFFSDAYSRRLLAVYLTFDPPSYRSCLMVLRVCVKNHGRLPQIIVVDNGSEFHSTYFETLLAAFEITKKQRPPAQARFGSVCERLFGTSNKQFVHNLQGNTQITRNVRQVTKSVNPKNQAVWTLAFFYDYLCHWAYEIYNTIDHPALHQSPREAFTQGMLQGGDRAHKMIPYNKDFCLLTLPTTSRGTAKVQPGHGVKVNYIYYWSNLFRDPELENTQVSVRYDPFNIGIAYAYVKSQWVECTSQYYIDFQGHTEKELKLASSEIKKRDRNHTKNNKVSAKKLANFLASAEAQESLFQQRTSDFETRQVLQMIEGKVTTLMEKALFHRRPDIFFVDEAQHLGKISSGQKLQTQLDCFKSLANMTGVVHGLFGTYELLIFRALSAQLSRRTIDIHFPRYKPNYPQDLKAFKSILFTFQRHQRLFFQKIIT from the coding sequence TTGGTTTGCTCCAAAACTGGGCGTAATCTGGGTCGTCCTTGGGCAACTTTTTTTAGTGATGCTTATTCTCGAAGACTACTTGCTGTATATCTGACTTTCGATCCTCCCTCATATCGTTCTTGTTTAATGGTTCTAAGGGTTTGTGTTAAAAATCACGGACGCTTACCCCAAATAATTGTGGTCGATAACGGTTCAGAATTCCACAGCACTTATTTTGAGACTTTACTAGCTGCTTTTGAAATTACCAAAAAACAAAGACCACCAGCACAAGCTAGATTTGGCTCGGTTTGCGAACGACTGTTTGGTACTTCCAATAAACAGTTCGTGCATAATCTCCAAGGCAATACTCAAATTACTCGTAATGTTCGTCAAGTCACCAAGTCGGTTAACCCCAAAAACCAGGCAGTATGGACTTTGGCTTTTTTTTATGACTATCTTTGCCACTGGGCTTATGAGATCTACAATACTATCGATCATCCAGCACTCCATCAAAGTCCCAGAGAAGCTTTTACTCAAGGAATGTTACAAGGAGGCGATCGCGCTCATAAAATGATTCCTTACAATAAAGATTTTTGCCTACTAACATTGCCTACAACTTCAAGAGGTACGGCAAAAGTTCAACCTGGTCATGGAGTTAAAGTTAACTACATTTACTATTGGTCTAATCTGTTTCGCGACCCCGAACTTGAAAATACCCAAGTTTCAGTGCGCTACGACCCATTCAATATTGGCATTGCTTATGCTTACGTTAAAAGTCAATGGGTTGAATGTACTTCCCAATACTATATTGATTTTCAAGGTCATACAGAGAAAGAATTAAAGCTTGCCAGTAGTGAAATCAAAAAACGCGATCGCAATCACACGAAGAACAACAAAGTTTCTGCCAAAAAGTTAGCTAACTTTCTCGCTTCAGCAGAAGCCCAAGAATCTTTATTTCAACAGCGAACTAGTGATTTTGAAACTCGACAAGTTTTACAAATGATTGAAGGAAAAGTTACGACTCTAATGGAAAAAGCTTTATTTCACCGTCGTCCAGATATCTTTTTTGTTGATGAAGCCCAGCATTTAGGTAAAATATCGAGCGGTCAAAAATTACAGACCCAGTTAGATTGTTTCAAGTCCCTTGCCAATATGACTGGGGTAGTTCACGGACTATTTGGTACTTATGAATTATTGATTTTTCGCGCTCTCAGCGCACAACTCAGTCGAAGAACTATTGATATTCACTTTCCTCGCTATAAACCCAATTATCCTCAAGATTTGAAAGCATTTAAAAGTATTTTATTCACCTTTCAAAGACATCAACGTCTTTTCTTCCAGAAAATTATTACGTAA
- a CDS encoding TniQ family protein, with protein sequence MNVFSSRKLLRKSKAWCSHCYEQWQKTGKTIYEPLLWSFEAITVCPKHFQPLANKCPKCERSVPWLTGKSQVGFCSRCDCWLGSYSQNHHSHNEFDLAESIWIAQNLAEVLLLIPSRSSSIQSTNISKAFNLMIDAICEGNIAAFAEIFGLPKNTVWIWCKGKSLPKLRAILTVCYCLDISLLDFITLKQQAFQLPRINSQRLPSSLRLRRASPRTFDHMATEKYLQNVLDSPKRPLTMKEVAQRLNTGQRTIHSYFPNLCKAISAKYRRYQKQQTSERIQKCCQEVEQTVRNLHQAGKYPSEARVSQLISQPGYFRYKEVRKSLNRVVLELGI encoded by the coding sequence ATCAACGTCTTTTCTTCCAGAAAATTATTACGTAAGTCTAAAGCTTGGTGTTCTCATTGTTACGAACAATGGCAAAAAACTGGAAAAACTATTTACGAGCCATTATTGTGGAGCTTTGAAGCTATTACAGTCTGTCCTAAGCATTTTCAACCTCTAGCGAATAAATGTCCAAAATGCGAGCGCTCTGTTCCTTGGTTAACTGGAAAATCTCAAGTTGGTTTCTGTTCTAGATGCGATTGCTGGTTGGGAAGTTATTCTCAAAATCACCATAGTCACAATGAATTTGATTTGGCTGAATCTATTTGGATCGCTCAAAACCTCGCTGAAGTGCTTTTATTGATTCCATCAAGATCGTCTTCGATTCAAAGTACAAATATATCTAAAGCCTTCAATTTAATGATTGACGCTATTTGTGAAGGAAATATTGCTGCGTTTGCTGAGATTTTTGGGTTGCCCAAAAACACTGTATGGATATGGTGTAAAGGTAAAAGTTTGCCTAAACTTAGAGCGATTTTAACAGTGTGTTATTGTTTGGATATTTCCTTACTCGATTTTATTACGTTAAAACAACAAGCATTCCAATTGCCACGTATTAATTCCCAAAGATTGCCAAGCAGTTTACGCCTCAGACGAGCTTCACCCAGGACATTTGATCATATGGCAACTGAAAAGTATCTACAAAACGTTTTAGATAGTCCCAAACGTCCCTTAACGATGAAAGAAGTTGCTCAAAGATTAAACACTGGCCAACGTACGATCCATAGTTATTTCCCTAACTTATGTAAAGCTATATCTGCCAAATATCGTAGATACCAAAAACAACAAACATCTGAACGAATACAAAAATGTTGCCAAGAAGTAGAACAGACTGTACGTAATCTTCATCAAGCAGGGAAATATCCGAGTGAAGCTCGTGTATCGCAATTAATCTCTCAACCTGGATATTTTAGATATAAGGAAGTTAGAAAATCTTTAAATCGAGTTGTATTAGAATTAGGAATATAA
- a CDS encoding Uma2 family endonuclease, with protein MISSRENLPKLTSEEYFAWEEKQLEKHEYINGEVYAMSGGSVNHGRIAIRLTALFDTHLENSNCIIGNSDIKINIVETSNYTYPDASVTCDDRDQTTAQYITYPCLIVEVLSPSTESYDRGGKFRMYRKNPVLQDYLLVSSTSIEMDLYHKKDTGEWLIINYQAGDTIELKSINLSFLIEQIYRNLDLTPEEVL; from the coding sequence ATGATTTCCAGTAGAGAAAACCTTCCTAAACTTACCTCAGAAGAATACTTTGCTTGGGAAGAAAAGCAGTTAGAAAAACACGAGTATATCAACGGTGAAGTCTATGCCATGAGTGGTGGCAGCGTCAACCACGGTCGCATTGCCATCAGACTCACAGCTCTGTTCGATACCCATTTAGAAAATAGCAATTGCATCATAGGTAATTCTGATATCAAGATTAACATTGTTGAAACCAGTAACTATACTTACCCCGACGCTAGTGTAACGTGTGATGATCGCGATCAAACCACAGCCCAATACATTACCTATCCCTGCCTAATCGTTGAAGTTCTTTCTCCTAGCACCGAATCCTACGACAGAGGCGGTAAATTTAGAATGTATCGCAAAAATCCAGTTTTACAAGATTATTTATTAGTCAGTTCCACCAGCATCGAAATGGATTTGTATCATAAAAAAGATACAGGCGAATGGCTCATTATTAACTACCAAGCAGGCGACACCATAGAACTCAAAAGTATTAACCTCAGCTTTTTAATTGAACAAATTTATCGAAATCTCGATCTCACCCCAGAAGAAGTATTGTAG
- the uvrB gene encoding excinuclease ABC subunit UvrB has protein sequence MSLFNLQAPFEPGGDQPEAIAQLTESLQQGNRFQTLLGATGTGKTFSVANLINNVQKPTLVLAHNKTLAAQLCNELRLFFPDNAVEYFVSYYDYYQPEAYIPVSDTYIEKTASINDEIDMLRHSATRSLFERRDVIVVASISCIYGLGMPAEYLKAAVPLKLGMEVNQRELLRDLVTVQYSRNDIELERGRFRVKGDVLEIVPAYEDRVIRIEFFGDEIEAIRYVDPVTGEILKSMNGVSIYPARHFVTPKERLEAACLNIRQELEGRLIELESENKLLEAQRLEQRCRYDLELLQEVGYCNGVENYSRHLAGKEPGAPPECLVDYFPDDWLLVIDESHVSVPQLRGMYNGDRARKKVLIEHGFRLPSAADNRPLKADEFWEKVNQCVFVSATPAKWELEQSEDRIAQQVIRPTGVIDPEILVRPTEGQVDDLYGEIRERIAKGERVLVTTLTKKMSEDLSEYFAERDLKVQYLHSEIKSIERIEILQSLRRGDVDVLIGVNLLREGLDLPEVSLVAILDADKEGFLRSESSIIQTIGRAARHVEGQAILYADNLTNSMARAIEETERRRNIQIAYNKRHNITPKPIIKNEENSILAYLDISRRLNSEQLEEVYEKSYDLPLEKIPALIEQLEVKMKESAKNLEFEEAAKYRDRILKLRDKLLGRSNK, from the coding sequence ATGAGCTTATTTAACCTGCAAGCGCCTTTTGAACCAGGGGGAGATCAGCCTGAAGCGATCGCCCAATTAACCGAGTCTCTACAGCAAGGAAACCGTTTTCAAACTCTTTTAGGGGCAACTGGTACGGGTAAGACTTTTTCGGTAGCTAATTTAATTAACAACGTACAGAAGCCAACTTTGGTTTTAGCGCACAATAAAACCTTGGCAGCTCAGTTGTGTAATGAGTTGCGGTTGTTTTTCCCTGATAATGCGGTGGAGTATTTTGTTAGTTATTACGACTACTATCAGCCAGAAGCGTATATTCCTGTTAGTGATACTTATATTGAGAAGACGGCTTCGATTAATGATGAGATTGATATGCTGCGTCATTCTGCCACGCGATCGCTTTTTGAACGCAGAGATGTAATTGTAGTTGCTTCCATTAGCTGTATTTATGGTTTGGGGATGCCTGCGGAGTATTTGAAGGCTGCCGTACCGCTGAAGTTGGGCATGGAAGTTAATCAGCGGGAATTATTGCGGGATTTAGTTACAGTGCAGTATTCCCGCAACGATATTGAACTGGAACGAGGACGGTTTCGGGTTAAGGGGGATGTTTTGGAAATTGTTCCCGCCTATGAAGATCGGGTGATTCGGATTGAGTTTTTTGGGGATGAAATCGAGGCGATCCGTTATGTCGATCCTGTCACAGGAGAGATTTTAAAGAGTATGAACGGCGTGAGTATTTATCCCGCCCGACATTTTGTGACTCCGAAAGAAAGACTAGAAGCAGCCTGTCTGAATATTCGGCAGGAATTGGAGGGGCGCTTAATTGAATTGGAAAGTGAGAATAAGCTACTAGAAGCCCAAAGATTAGAACAGCGCTGTCGTTATGATTTGGAATTGTTACAGGAAGTTGGTTACTGTAACGGGGTAGAGAATTATTCCCGACATTTAGCAGGAAAAGAACCAGGCGCACCACCAGAATGTTTAGTCGATTATTTTCCTGATGATTGGTTACTGGTAATTGATGAATCTCACGTTAGCGTACCCCAACTACGAGGCATGTATAATGGCGATCGCGCTAGAAAGAAAGTATTGATTGAACATGGTTTTAGATTGCCTTCTGCTGCGGATAATCGTCCGTTGAAAGCCGATGAGTTTTGGGAGAAAGTTAACCAGTGCGTCTTTGTTTCTGCCACTCCAGCTAAGTGGGAGTTGGAACAGTCGGAAGATCGCATCGCCCAGCAAGTTATTCGCCCCACAGGAGTAATTGACCCAGAAATCTTGGTTCGCCCCACTGAAGGACAGGTGGATGATTTGTATGGCGAAATTCGTGAACGTATTGCTAAAGGGGAAAGGGTTTTAGTTACCACCTTAACTAAGAAGATGTCGGAAGACTTGAGCGAATATTTTGCCGAACGAGATCTCAAGGTGCAATATCTCCATTCGGAAATTAAATCGATTGAACGGATTGAAATTTTGCAGTCTCTTCGTCGAGGTGATGTGGATGTCTTGATTGGGGTCAACTTATTGCGGGAAGGTTTAGACTTACCCGAAGTATCTTTAGTGGCAATTTTAGATGCCGATAAAGAAGGCTTTTTGCGCTCGGAAAGCTCAATTATTCAAACTATTGGTAGGGCAGCTAGGCACGTTGAAGGACAGGCAATTTTATACGCTGACAACCTGACTAATAGTATGGCAAGGGCGATCGAAGAAACGGAAAGAAGACGTAATATTCAAATTGCTTATAATAAACGCCATAATATTACGCCCAAGCCGATTATTAAAAACGAAGAGAATTCAATTCTGGCTTATTTAGATATTTCTCGCCGTTTAAACTCCGAACAACTAGAAGAAGTTTACGAGAAATCTTACGATCTGCCTCTAGAAAAAATTCCCGCCCTCATTGAACAATTAGAAGTCAAAATGAAAGAATCTGCCAAAAATCTAGAGTTTGAGGAGGCTGCTAAATATCGCGATCGCATTTTAAAATTAAGAGATAAACTGTTGGGGAGAAGTAATAAGTAA
- a CDS encoding NHLP leader peptide family RiPP precursor: MNELTLTSLEAEQAIEQIIKRAQTNIQFRQLCLDNPNRAAQEVTGKDIPEGFTLRFVDNQGADLTVVLPDSVDAEAELAEQELEQVAGGYGNKCGGSCGASCGVSL; the protein is encoded by the coding sequence ATGAATGAACTAACTTTGACCTCATTAGAAGCAGAACAGGCAATTGAGCAAATCATTAAACGCGCTCAAACCAATATCCAGTTTCGCCAACTGTGTCTAGACAATCCCAATCGTGCAGCTCAAGAAGTTACTGGCAAAGATATACCTGAAGGTTTTACCCTTCGCTTTGTCGATAACCAAGGTGCAGATTTAACTGTGGTATTGCCCGATAGTGTTGATGCTGAAGCTGAACTAGCAGAACAAGAACTCGAACAAGTTGCTGGTGGTTATGGCAACAAATGTGGTGGTAGTTGTGGTGCTAGTTGTGGTGTTTCCCTTTAA
- a CDS encoding NHLP leader peptide family RiPP precursor: MNELTLTSLEAEQAIEQIIKRAQTDSQFRQLCLDNPNRAAQEVTGKDIPEGFTLRFVDNQGADLTVVLPDSVDAEAELAEQELEQVAGGAYNKCGGSCGASCGVSL; encoded by the coding sequence ATGAATGAACTAACTTTGACTTCATTAGAAGCAGAACAGGCAATTGAGCAAATCATTAAACGCGCTCAAACCGATAGCCAGTTTCGTCAACTGTGTCTAGACAATCCTAATCGTGCAGCTCAAGAAGTTACTGGCAAAGATATCCCTGAAGGTTTTACCCTTCGCTTTGTCGATAACCAAGGTGCAGATTTAACTGTAGTTTTACCCGATAGTGTTGATGCTGAAGCCGAACTAGCAGAACAAGAACTGGAACAAGTTGCTGGTGGCGCATACAACAAATGCGGTGGTAGTTGTGGTGCTAGTTGTGGTGTTTCCCTCTAA
- a CDS encoding NHLP leader peptide family RiPP precursor — protein MNELTLTSLEAEQAIEQIIKRAQTDRQFRQLCLDNPNRAAQEATGKDMPEGFTLRFVENQNADLTVVLPDLVDADAELSDTELERVAGGDLKIAGGGTIKTEDLKRSALFR, from the coding sequence ATGAATGAACTAACTTTGACTTCATTAGAAGCAGAACAGGCAATTGAGCAAATCATTAAACGCGCTCAAACCGATCGCCAGTTTCGTCAACTGTGTCTAGACAATCCCAATCGTGCAGCTCAAGAAGCTACTGGCAAAGATATGCCTGAAGGTTTTACCCTGCGCTTTGTCGAAAACCAAAATGCAGATTTAACTGTAGTTTTACCCGATTTAGTTGATGCTGACGCCGAACTCTCTGATACAGAATTGGAACGAGTTGCAGGGGGCGACCTAAAAATAGCTGGAGGAGGCACTATTAAAACAGAGGATCTTAAAAGATCTGCCCTGTTTCGATAG
- a CDS encoding NHLP leader peptide family RiPP precursor has product MNELTLTSLEAEQAIEQIVKRAQTDSQFRQLCLDNPNRAAQEVTGKDIPEGFTLHFIDNQNADLTVVLPDLVDGNAELSNAELEEVAGGTNKCAASCGGTSWL; this is encoded by the coding sequence ATGAATGAACTAACTTTGACCTCATTAGAAGCAGAACAAGCAATTGAGCAAATCGTCAAACGCGCTCAAACCGATAGCCAGTTTCGTCAACTGTGTCTAGACAATCCCAATCGTGCAGCTCAAGAAGTTACTGGCAAAGATATCCCTGAAGGTTTTACCCTTCACTTTATCGATAACCAAAATGCAGATTTAACTGTAGTTTTACCCGATTTAGTTGATGGTAATGCCGAACTCTCTAATGCAGAATTGGAAGAAGTTGCTGGTGGTACTAACAAATGTGCGGCTAGCTGTGGCGGTACTTCATGGCTTTAA
- a CDS encoding NHLP leader peptide family RiPP precursor, with the protein MNQVITSLEAEQAIEQIVKRAQTDSQFRQLCLDNPNRAVQGVTGKDIPEGFTLRFVDNQNADLTVVLPDLVDGNAELSNAELEQVAGGGDKPNCAASCGVSCGYSDDLKGGNLDIGITFTKK; encoded by the coding sequence ATGAATCAAGTCATTACTTCATTAGAAGCAGAACAGGCAATTGAGCAAATTGTCAAACGCGCTCAAACCGATAGCCAGTTTCGTCAACTGTGTCTAGACAATCCCAATCGTGCAGTTCAAGGAGTTACTGGCAAAGATATACCTGAAGGTTTCACCCTTCGCTTTGTCGATAACCAAAATGCAGATTTGACTGTAGTTTTACCCGATTTAGTTGATGGTAATGCCGAACTCTCTAATGCAGAATTAGAACAAGTTGCTGGCGGTGGCGACAAACCAAATTGTGCTGCCAGCTGTGGTGTTAGTTGTGGCTATTCCGACGATCTTAAGGGTGGCAATTTGGATATTGGGATTACTTTTACTAAAAAATAA
- a CDS encoding NHLP leader peptide family RiPP precursor, with product MNQIITQQEAEQAIERIIKRAQTDSEFRQLCLDNPNCAAQEATGKEIPPGYVLKFVDNKRADLTVVLPDIIEESAELSDTELDQVAGGGKCGISCGATGPGGCLCIGIPSLTGL from the coding sequence ATGAATCAAATTATTACTCAACAAGAAGCAGAACAAGCAATTGAGCGAATTATCAAACGCGCTCAAACCGATAGCGAGTTCCGTCAATTATGTCTAGACAATCCCAATTGTGCAGCTCAAGAAGCCACTGGCAAGGAAATACCCCCAGGTTACGTTCTTAAGTTTGTGGACAACAAACGTGCCGACTTAACTGTAGTGTTACCAGACATTATTGAAGAGTCAGCAGAATTATCTGATACAGAATTAGACCAAGTAGCTGGTGGTGGCAAATGTGGAATATCTTGTGGTGCAACAGGGCCTGGTGGTTGTCTTTGTATCGGTATCCCAAGTCTAACTGGTCTTTAA
- a CDS encoding type 2 lantipeptide synthetase LanM family protein, giving the protein MVSLQRKNEITTASEPGAIAHKSAKRKLSEPDLIEIVEQASTIAERLSPDFEASSTVDENEISRRLERWYQVVAQGDVEQFNKRLAWDNLDLNTVKTVLGKVKLTQSASLPQWAKTLKASLENSCDVEAIRTPDESKQEPIPFEALYLPFVAVASQRLKQVAGSSYDRLNCECHKTLKLDLLTKLSGLCSKAMELEFKAFRAYQQQVSTVSKTRWFGQFPGSQSTKQYDAFVTEMQSGKLVSFFQEYSVLGRLVGTLIDFWVDAIAEFLARLDTDWAGIEEIFGSESSLDKVVSIRPFLSDRHHQGRTVFAIQFASDLKLIYKPKDIGQEATYFQLLDWLNQHGSPLPFKLFKTFNRSTHGWVEYVEQLPCQSPEEAQRYYQRAGMLLCLLYVIEGTDVHHENIVACGEHPVLVDMETLFHHRIKEMDSLGDSALDLANEQMQNSVLRTYMLPRWEFGIDGQSYDISGLGGFGGRETPLLVPKWSNLNTDAMKLTYEKFITKPSNNVPFLDGKPLPANLYIEDLVAGFRQMYNFWLTNKETLLAPDSPFSQLAPQRVRFIFRHTKIYASVSRTVLSPQYLKNGVDRSIEMEVLGLAMLKAANPPVFWPLFQAEKESLEQLDIPMFVGSSDSDCLVLDDGQKIDSCFAQSSNDLVGSRIQKLDEQDLETQVGYIWGTIQASSMEDSLDITGNLVPPALDLSDSLIDLVRVENLTSDALVEYSVQIAQELKQKAIYTSEGSATWISLIYQPDAQQYEMLPMGLRLFDGCSGVAMFLAGLTKITNSKSHRDLALATLNPLLRKINDCCDRLTQELGIGGGMGAGGFIYSLVKSGQMLGEDFLEPAKQVAASITTERIADDRTFDLLGGSAGAILGLLSLYQVQPTEEILEQAIACGSHLLEHRVKSESGHRAWMTGKQMLTGFSHGAAGIAYALARLFEVTQQEEFLIAALESNAYEANVFIPEQNNWPDFRYPPTEKGYSCWNSWCHGASGIGMARIAELDILPADTIQFDIEAAIATTKEYPLERIDQLCCGNLGRMEFLLNAAQKLDRPDLKAIAHQRISQVAARATSKGKFGLNWETGPYDPSFFQGSSGIGYQLLRMAYPDLLPSLLVWE; this is encoded by the coding sequence ATGGTCAGTCTTCAAAGAAAAAATGAAATCACCACAGCTTCCGAGCCAGGTGCGATCGCTCACAAATCAGCTAAAAGAAAATTATCCGAGCCAGATTTGATCGAGATTGTCGAGCAAGCTAGTACCATTGCCGAAAGATTAAGTCCCGATTTTGAGGCTAGTTCAACTGTTGACGAAAACGAAATCTCTCGTAGATTAGAACGTTGGTATCAGGTTGTTGCCCAAGGTGATGTAGAACAATTTAACAAACGTCTTGCTTGGGATAATCTAGACCTGAATACAGTCAAAACAGTCTTAGGAAAGGTTAAACTTACCCAATCTGCATCATTGCCTCAATGGGCAAAAACCCTCAAAGCATCGCTGGAAAACTCTTGTGATGTAGAAGCAATCAGAACTCCAGACGAATCTAAACAAGAACCAATACCATTTGAAGCACTATATTTACCATTTGTAGCAGTTGCTTCCCAAAGATTGAAACAGGTGGCTGGTTCAAGCTACGATCGCTTGAATTGTGAGTGCCATAAAACTTTGAAGCTCGACTTATTGACTAAATTATCTGGTCTTTGCTCTAAAGCGATGGAGTTGGAATTTAAAGCCTTTCGTGCTTACCAACAGCAAGTTTCGACTGTATCCAAAACTCGTTGGTTCGGTCAATTTCCTGGCAGTCAATCTACCAAACAGTATGACGCCTTTGTTACTGAAATGCAGTCGGGTAAATTAGTCTCATTCTTTCAAGAATATAGTGTTTTAGGACGTTTGGTGGGTACGTTAATTGATTTTTGGGTAGATGCGATCGCGGAATTTTTGGCACGTTTGGATACTGATTGGGCAGGTATTGAGGAAATCTTTGGTTCTGAATCGTCATTAGACAAAGTAGTTAGTATTCGACCTTTTCTCTCCGATCGTCATCATCAGGGTCGTACCGTATTTGCGATTCAGTTTGCGTCTGATTTAAAACTAATTTATAAACCTAAAGATATCGGACAAGAAGCTACATATTTTCAGCTACTTGATTGGTTAAACCAGCACGGCAGTCCCTTACCCTTTAAACTATTTAAAACTTTTAATCGCTCTACCCATGGTTGGGTAGAATATGTCGAGCAGTTACCCTGTCAATCTCCAGAGGAAGCTCAACGTTATTATCAACGTGCGGGAATGCTTCTTTGCTTACTATACGTAATTGAAGGAACTGATGTTCATCATGAAAATATTGTGGCTTGTGGCGAACATCCTGTACTAGTTGACATGGAAACCTTATTTCACCACCGAATTAAGGAGATGGACAGTCTAGGAGATTCAGCCCTAGATTTAGCCAACGAACAGATGCAGAATTCAGTTTTACGCACCTATATGTTACCTCGTTGGGAGTTTGGCATTGACGGTCAAAGTTACGACATTAGTGGATTAGGGGGTTTTGGCGGTAGAGAAACACCTCTTTTAGTTCCCAAATGGTCAAACCTCAATACTGATGCGATGAAGTTGACCTATGAAAAATTCATTACTAAACCTAGTAATAATGTTCCTTTCCTAGACGGTAAACCTTTACCAGCCAACCTATATATTGAGGATTTGGTTGCAGGATTTCGTCAAATGTACAATTTCTGGCTGACCAATAAAGAAACTTTGCTCGCTCCAGATAGTCCCTTTAGTCAACTAGCTCCTCAACGAGTACGCTTTATCTTCCGTCACACTAAAATTTATGCTTCTGTAAGCAGGACTGTTCTTAGTCCCCAATATCTCAAAAATGGTGTAGATCGCAGTATTGAAATGGAAGTTTTAGGTTTAGCAATGTTGAAAGCAGCTAATCCACCAGTCTTTTGGCCATTGTTCCAGGCAGAAAAAGAGAGCTTAGAGCAGTTGGATATTCCGATGTTTGTTGGTTCTTCCGATAGCGACTGTCTGGTGTTAGATGATGGTCAAAAAATAGATAGTTGCTTTGCTCAATCTAGTAATGATTTAGTTGGATCGAGGATTCAAAAGCTTGACGAGCAGGATTTAGAAACTCAAGTTGGTTATATTTGGGGGACGATTCAGGCTAGTTCGATGGAGGATAGTCTTGACATAACTGGAAATCTTGTTCCCCCAGCTTTAGATCTGAGCGATTCACTAATAGATCTGGTTCGAGTAGAAAATTTAACTTCAGATGCCTTAGTAGAATACAGCGTCCAAATTGCTCAGGAGCTAAAGCAAAAAGCTATTTATACCAGCGAAGGCAGTGCTACCTGGATTTCTCTGATCTATCAACCCGATGCTCAACAGTACGAAATGCTACCAATGGGCTTGCGTCTGTTTGATGGTTGTTCGGGAGTGGCGATGTTCTTGGCAGGACTAACAAAAATCACTAATAGCAAAAGTCATCGAGATTTAGCTTTGGCCACTTTAAACCCCTTATTAAGAAAAATCAACGACTGCTGCGATCGCCTTACTCAAGAATTGGGTATTGGTGGAGGCATGGGTGCGGGGGGATTTATTTATAGTCTGGTTAAAAGCGGTCAAATGTTGGGAGAAGATTTTCTCGAACCAGCCAAACAAGTCGCTGCCAGCATTACCACAGAAAGAATTGCTGACGATCGCACATTTGATCTTTTAGGTGGCAGTGCGGGGGCAATCTTAGGCTTACTCTCTCTCTATCAGGTTCAACCCACAGAAGAGATTCTAGAACAAGCGATCGCCTGCGGTAGTCATTTATTAGAGCATCGAGTCAAGAGTGAATCTGGACATCGAGCTTGGATGACAGGCAAGCAGATGCTGACAGGATTTTCTCACGGTGCAGCAGGTATTGCTTATGCTCTAGCGCGTTTATTTGAAGTTACTCAACAAGAGGAATTTTTAATTGCAGCATTGGAAAGTAATGCCTACGAAGCTAATGTTTTCATTCCCGAACAAAATAATTGGCCAGATTTCCGCTATCCTCCTACGGAAAAAGGTTATTCCTGTTGGAATTCTTGGTGTCATGGCGCGTCGGGAATTGGCATGGCAAGAATAGCCGAACTAGATATTTTACCAGCGGATACAATTCAATTTGATATCGAAGCAGCAATTGCGACAACCAAAGAATATCCCCTCGAACGCATCGATCAACTATGCTGTGGCAACTTAGGCAGAATGGAGTTTCTCTTAAATGCCGCCCAAAAGTTAGATCGACCAGATCTTAAAGCGATCGCTCACCAACGTATATCTCAAGTAGCTGCTCGCGCTACCTCTAAAGGTAAATTTGGCTTAAATTGGGAAACTGGCCCTTACGATCCTAGTTTTTTCCAAGGTAGCTCGGGAATTGGCTATCAACTATTGCGCATGGCATATCCAGATTTACTCCCTTCTTTATTGGTATGGGAATAA